Within Rothia sp. ZJ932, the genomic segment CAGTACACTGCGGGTAAAGACCCGCAGCATTCCACGAATTTTGACTGGCTGATTGCCCTGTCATATGCTTTGCGCGACCAGGCGGTGGAGCCTTGGTTTGCATCAACCCGTCGTACCTGGGATGAGGATCGCAAGCGCGTTTATTACCTCTCCATGGAGTTCCTCATTGGCCGACTGATGGAAGATTTGGCGACCAACCTCGGTATTCGCGATACCGCAGCTGAGGCGCTGGCTGATTTGGGTGTGGATTTTGAGACCGTCGTCCGCGAAGAACCTGATGCTGCTCTCGGTAACGGTGGTCTGGGGCGTTTGGCAGCTTGCTACATGGAATCTATGGCAACTGTTGGTTGCCCCGCCTACGGTTACGGCCTGCGCTACGAGCACGGTTTGTTCGAGCAGAGCTTTGAAGACGGACGCCAGCAGGAAAACCCTGAGAACTGGCTGGCTCACGGTACTCCCTGGGATTTCAGTCGCCCCGAATCGGTCTACGGCGTGGGCTTTGGCGGTGATGTCTATGAAGAGAACGGTGTCTTGCGCTGGAATCCCGGCACTCACGTCCAGGCGCAGGCATTTGATACCCCGATTGTTGGTTACGGCGCTCAGTGGGCTAACACCCTGCGTCTGTGGGCGGCAACCCCCAATGCTGATCTCTTCGATTTGGGTCGATTTAACTCCGGTGAGTTCGCGGCAGCCTCCGAAGCTGAAACTATGGCGCGTAGCCTCAGCCGTGTACTCTACCCCAATGACACGACGGACGGTGGAAAGCAGTTGCGCCTGTCGCAGGAGTACTTTCTGACCTCGGCGTCCGTTCAAGATATCGTGCGTCGTCACCTGGTGGGTCATGATTCTTTGGAGAACCTTGATCAGCACGCTGCTATTCAGATGAACGATACGCACCCGGCAATTGCTGGTCCTGAACTTATTCGTATTCTGGTTGATGAACACGGTTTCGATTTTGACCGCGCTGTTAATCTCTCAACCCGCGTTTTGGGTTACACCAACCATACTCTGCTGCCCGAGGCGCTGGAGCGTTGGACTGTTGGCTTGATGCGCAATGTTCTGCCGCGTCACCTGCAGATTATCGAGCGTTTGGACCAGAAGTTGGTTGAGCTGCAGGCAGGCTCGGCGCACCCTGACCGCCTGATTTCGGGCGACCAGGTCAATATGGGTAGCTTGGCTTTTAGCACCAGCCACAAGGTAAACGGTGTTTCGGCGCTGCACACCGAGCTGGTGAAGACCGAGCTGTTCCCGGTGCAGAACGCACTCAACCCCGATCGCATTGTGAACGTTACCAACGGTATTACTCCCCGCCGCTGGCTGAAGATTGCTAACCCCGCTTTGGCGACCTTGATTACCGAGACCATCGGTGAGGGTTGGGAAACTGACCTTGATCGTCTGCGTGAACTTGAGCCCTATGCTGATGATCCCCAGTTCTTGGACGCTTTTGGGCAGACAAAGAAGGAAGCCAAGCTGCGCTTTACGCAGTGGTTGAAGGATGAACACGGCATTGTGTTGCCCACCGATGCGCTCTTTGACTCGCAGGTCAAGCGCATGCACGAGTACAAGCGTCAGCTGCTGAACATCATGTGGACCATCGCGCATTACCAGCGCATTAAGCGTAATCCCAACGCAGGGTGGGTTCCCCGTGTGAAGATTTTTGCTGGTAAGGCAGCACCCAGTTACCACACCGCTAAAGACATCATTAAGTTGATTAATGACGTTGCCGAGGTTGTGAACAATGATCCCGAGACCAACCACTTGCTGCGCATCGCTTTCCCGCCTAACTACAACGTGTCGATGGCAGAGAAGCTGATTCCCGCGTCCGATCTCAGTGAACAGATTTCAACTGCAGGCATGGAGGCATCGGGTACCGGCAACATGAAGTTCGCTCTCAACGGCGCGCTAACCATCGGCACTCTCGATGGCGCTAACGTTGAAATCCGTGAGCATGTGGGTGCGGAGAACTTCTTCCTCTTTGGTTTGACCACTGAGCAGGTCGCTGAACGTCGCAGCCAGCCCGGTCACTCCAGGGCAGCCATTGAGAAGAGCCAGGCACTGCGCGATATTCTTCAGGCAGTCGCAGAGGGCACCTTCAGCAAAGAAGAGCCCTACCGTTTCGGTCAGCTGGTCGACAACATGTGGAACAGCGACTGGTTCTTGGTTGCCTCAGACTTCGATGATTATGACCGTGCTCAACAAGAAGTCGAAGAAGCATACCGCGACGAGACTCGCTGGCAGCGCATGGCAGTTCTGAACATTGCCCGCATGGGGTACTTCAGTTCAGACCGTTCAGTGCGTGACTACATGAGAGAAGTATGGGGCATTGACTCAGCCCTGTAAGGCTTAGTCGCTGCACACTAAGGAGCAAGATCACCCATGATAACTGAGTCAGAAGCACGAGCACTCGCAGCAGGAAAACACCCAGACCCATTTCGGGTTCTGGGACCGAGCGAGGATGGTCTGGTAGTTCTTATACCAGGCGCTCAAAAGGTATGGGCTGTTAACAGCACTGATCAAAGCGAGCTGACTCAGTTATGGGGTGACCTACCGGTCTTTAGCGGGCAGTTGCTTCCCTATTACAAGCTACGCATCCAGTGGGTCAGTGGATGGGTAGATGAGAGAGAAGATCCATACCGGTTCTCCCCCGTTTTGGGTGCTGTTGATGAGTACTTGGTGGGTGAGGGTCGGCACGAGAGCCTGTGGACGACACTCGGTTCTCACCCGATGACTCACGAGGGGGTACAGGGAGTCCACTTTGCCGTGTGGGCACCTAATGCCCGGCGGGTATCTGTAGTGGGCGCTTTTAACCACTGGAACGGTATTGCCCACCCCATGCGTCCGCGCGGTTCTAGCGGAATCTGGGAGCTCTTTATTCCCGGTCTGGGCGAAGGCGAAATCTACAAGTATGAAATCTTGGGCGCTCATGATCAGGTGCTGCCTCTCAAAGCAGACCCCGTAGCGATAGGTGCCCAGCTACCCCCTGAAACCGCCTCAGTGGTGCGGTCTTTAGGGCGTTACAAGTGGTCAGACGAGCAATGGCTAGCGACGCGCTCGCAAGCCCAAGCACTGGATGCTCCGGTGAGTATCTACGAGGTTCATTTAGAATCCTGGCGTAAAGAGGGCTGGCAGAATCTGATTGATTATGTAGCTGATTTGGGCTTTACCCACATCGAGGTTCTGCCCATTACAGAGCATCCCTTCGGTGGTTCTTGGGGCTATCAGCCGGTGGGTATGTACGCCCCCACCTCACGGTTGGGTACTCCTGAGGATTTCCAGGCGTTTGTTGATTGCGCCCATCAGCGCGGACTCGGGGTTCTTGCCGACTGGGTTCCCGGTCATTTCCCCACGGACGCTCACGGCCTGGGTGAGTTCGACGGCACGGCTCTCTACGAGCACCAGAACCCGCAGGAGGGTTTCCATCCCGATTGGAACACCCTGATTTATAACTACGGTAGACCAGAAGTTGCCGGTCATTTGCGTTCTAATGCGCTCTATTGGCTACAGGAGTATCACCTCGATGGTCTGCGCGTCGATGCCGTAGCGTCCATTATTCACCGTGACTATTCCCGAGAGCCCGGTCAGTGGGTGCCCAATAAAGACGGCGGCAACGAGAACTACGAGGCTATCGACTTTATTCAGAGCACTAATGACGCCATTGCACGCACCGTTGAAGGGGCGATGATGGTCGCTGAAGAATCAACGACATTCCCCGGCGTGACCCGAGAGACCCAGCACGGTGGTCTGGGCTTTGACTACAAGTGGAACATGGGCTGGATGAATGATTCACTCAAGTACTTTGGTCTTGACCCGATTTACCGCAAGCATCACTCTAACCTGCTGACATTCGGGTTCACTTATCTTTTCAGCGAACGCTTCATGTTGCCCATTAGCCACGATGAAGTGGTACACGGCAAGGGGTCACTGTACGGACGCATGCCCGGAGATCATGCCGCGAAACTCGGCAATCTCAAAGCATTTTTGGCTTATATGTGGGCTTACCCCGGCAAGAAGTTGCTGTTTATGGGTCAGGAATTTGGTCAGCCCCGCGAGTGGGATTACCGGGGCGAACTTCAGTGGGATATCCTGACCGACCCCGGTCACGCAGGTGTTCTTGAACTGGTACGCGACCTCAATGCGCTGTACCGCAATCAGCCTGCTCTTCATCGGCGGGAGATGACTCCCGAAGGTTTCCAGTGGTTACTGGTGGATTCCATCGACGAGCAGGTATACGCCTGGCTGCGTCGTGGTGCCCTAGGCGACCCTCATATTGTTGTGGTAATGAATCTAACCCCCGTAGAGCGCGAGGGGTTCCGTGTGCCTTTCCCCCTCGCAGGTCGCTGGGTTGAAGCACTCAATACCGATTCTTCTCACTACCACGGTGGCAACCGCGGTCACGATGGTGCCATCGAAACTGAGCCCGTGCCTATGGGCAACGAAGCTCAATCCGCTCTGCTCACGCTCCCGCCCCTTTCAGTTATCTATTTTGTTGAGGATCAATCATGAACCTTTCTGTGCCCACCAGTGTTCGGGACTCCAAGCACCGTCTCTCCAGCCAAGCCATGGCTTTCGTCCTCGCGGGCGGACGCGGTAGCCGACTAGAGGAACTAACCGACAGGCGCGCTAAGCCTGCTGTTCAGTTCGGCGGCAACGCGCGTATCATCGACTTCCCCCTGTCAAATGCCTACAACTCAGGTATTCGCAAGATGGCGGTTGCAACCCAGTACAAGGCGCACTCTTTGATCCGTCACCTGCAGCGCGGCTGGAGCTTCTTCCGCGCAGAACGCGGTGAGTTCCTCGATATCCTCCCCGCGAGCCAGCGTGTATCGGAAAACCAGTGGTACCTGGGCACCGCCGATGCCATCTACCAGAACATTGACATTGTGGATGATTACAATGTCTCTTACGTCATTGTTCTTGCAGGCGATCACGTCTACAAAATGGACTACGAGATCATGTTGCAGGATCACGTCGAAAAAGGCGCGGGTGTTACCGTCGGCTGCTTGACTGTTCCCCGTGAAGAGGCAAGCGGTTTCGGTGTGATGGCAGTTGATAACAATAGCCGCATCGTTGATTTCCTCGAAAAGCCTGCTGATCCTCCCGGTACCCCCGAAAATCCTGATCAGTCCCTCGCGTCCATGGGCATCTACATCTTCGATTGGGCATTCTTGCGCGAAATTCTGTTAGAAGATGCAGCTGATATTTCTTCTTCCCACGATTTCGGTCACGACATCATTCCTAAGATTGTGGCAGACGGTCGAGCATACGCCCACCGATTCGCGGATTCTTGTATCACCAGCGGTCTCGAAGTTGAAGCTTACTGGCGCGATGTCGGTACTCTTGATTCTTTCTGGCAGGCGAATCTCGATTTGACCAGTCCCATTCCCCCGCTAGATCTCTACGATCGTACCTGGCCAATTTGGACCTACGGAGAGATCACCCCTCCTGCAAAGTTTGTTCACAACAAGGGCGAACGCCGCGGTGTTGCAACTGACTCCCTTATTTCAGGTGGTTGTGTTATCTCGGGGGCATCGGTAGAGAACTCTTTGCTGTTTACGGGTACTCGTGTCCACTCCTATGCACAAGTAGAGCAGACCGTTATTCTGCCCCAGGTAAATATCGCGCGTTCAGCTGAGCTGACCCGCTGTATTATTGATAGCCGTGTGCGTATTCCCGAGAATCTTGTTGTAGGGCAAGATCCCGAAGAAGATGCACGCTGGTTCCGAGTCACCTCCGGTGGGGTAACACTTATTACTCAGCGCATGTTAGATCATCGCGCTTCTGTTCTAGAAGGATAATTCTTATGGCTCGACGCACACGACGTATTCTTTCGGTTGCCTCCGAATGCGTACCTCTGATGAAAACTGGCGGTCTCGCCGATGTGGTGGGGGCGCTGCCTGCAGCTCTTGAGCCTTTGGGGTGGTCATCCAAGGTGCTGCTTCCGGCTTATCCGGGCTTGCTCGATCGCGTAGAGCGCGGTGTTCGGGTGTGGTGCGATGAGGATTTGTTTGGCGGTCCTGCAGCTGTTGTGCGCGGTACGGTCGATGGGTTGAAAGTTTTGTTACTGGATGCTCCCCACCTCTTTGCCCGCGATGGTGGTCCTTACTCAGCGAACGGTCACGATCACCACGATAATCACATCAGGTTTGCTGCGCTGAGCTGGGTTGGTGCACAGATCGCGATGCACGGTACCAGCGATCGATGGAAGCCTGATGTGGTGCATGTACATGACTGGCAGGCGGGCTTAGTGCCTTCGTATCTCAAGTACGCTGGCTCTTCGGTACCCACCGTTATGACCGTTCATAACATTGCGTTTCAGGGTATCGTTGGGTCGGATGAGTTAGATAGTATACGTCTTCCTCGCTGGGACTTTACCCCAGAGGCACTGGAGTATCACGGTAATCTTTCTACGCTCAAAGCCGGTATGATTCACGCTTCACGTTTGACGACGGTGAGTCCAAGCTACGCCCAGGAACTCACAACCCCCGAGTTCGGGTTTGGTTTGGAGGGTGTTGTCTCAGTCCGTCGCGAGCGCGGTGAGCTTTGGGGCATCATTAACGGTATTGATACCAAGGTATGGGATCCAGCTGCCGATGAGCATGTTGTTCCCTACTCAGTAGCTGATCCTGTAGGTAAGGCTGTTAACCGCCAGCGGGTGCTTGATGAGTTTAATCTTGAGCAGCCCACCGGACCTTTGGCTGTGGTGGTAACCCGTCTGACCTATCAAAAAGGTATTGACCTGATGGTTCAAGCGTTACCCGGTTTCTTGGAACGCGGTGGAGCGGTCGCAATTCTAGGTTCAGGTGACGCTGAATATGAGGCTGCGCTCAGCGATTTAGCGGCACGTTACCCCGGTAAGGTGGGTCTGTGTCTGGGCTACGACGAAGCGCTAAGCCACCGTTTGTATGCTGCCGGTGATGTGGTGTTGGTGCCCTCTCGTTTTGAACCCAGCGGTCTGACCCAGCTGTACGGTATGCGCTATGGTGCGATACCGGTGGTTGCCGCTACCGGTGGTCTGCGTGATACCGTTTGCGATGCAACGCCTGAGAATCTTGAACGTGAAGTAGCTACCGGTTTCACCTTTGGGGACGCTTACTTGGGCGGCACCATTGATGCCGGTGGTCTGAGTTTTGCTCTGGGTCGTGCCGCTGATCTTTACGCTGATACTCCGGCGTGGGAAAAGCTCCGTACAACCGCTATGACCGCTCCAGTAAGTTGGGATGGTTCCGCGCAGCAGTATCACGCACTTTTGAGCGATTTGGTTTCATGAGGGTAGAGGTCTGGGCGCCGCAGGCAGAGCAGGTATGGTTTTGTCTTTTTGATGAGAGCGGTGAAGAAACACGTCACGAGCTTGATCGTTGTGAAGGTGAGTACTGGGTGGGCAATATTGCTGAGGCTATCCCCGGTCGTCGTTACGGACTGCGCGCTTCGGGTGAGGGATCGGTCTTTAACCCTCAGAAGCTGCTCATTGATCCGTGGGCGCAACTGATAGAGTCCACCCTCACCTGGAACCCGCTGATGGCAGGTGATAACGCTGAGGACAGCGCAAAAGTAGTGCCCAAGGGTATTATCATGGCACCGGCCGATGATGGGTTGGATCCTGTTTCTAACCGTCCCCAGCACGCGTGGGAAGACACTGTGATTGTGGAGGCGCATGTTAAGGGTCTGACGCAGAATCATCCGGATGTCGCCCCCGAGCTTCGGGGTAGCTACGCGGCTCTTGCTCAGCCCGCTGTAATTGAGCACCTGAAGACCATCGGTGCAACAGCTCTAGAGCTTTTGCCGGTGCAAACCTTCATTGATGATCAGCACGTGGTGGCTCGGGGGCTGGTGAACTATTGGGGTTATCAGCCTATCGGGTTCTCTGCTCTAGAGCCTCGCTACGCCACTGACCATACGGGTGAACGGGCTGATGCTGAGTTTCGCCAGGCTGTTCATACCCTGCATGAAAACGGCATTGAGGTACTTCTTGATGTGGTCTTCAATCACAGCGGTGAGGGCGATAATCACGGGCCGATTCTCTCAATGCGAGGGCTCAACGATGTGGGTTACTACGTGCGCAACGAGGACTGTTCCTACGCTAATGACACCGGTACGGGCAATACCCTTTCGGTGCGCACTCCCGATGTGATGCGTCTAGTGCTTGATTCGTTGCGCCATTTTGCCCTGCGTTACGGGGTAGATGGTTTCCGTTTCGACCTTGCCACCACGCTAGGACGTACGAGTACCGGTTTTTCGTCGCAGGCAGCTTTCTTCCAGGCAGTGGCACAAGATCCCGTTCTCAGAGATCTTAAAATGATTGCTGAGCCTTGGGACATTGGGTTGGGGGGCTACCAGGTCGGTAGTTTCCCGTACCCTTGGCGCGAGTGGAACGATCAGTACCGCGATACGGTGCGCAGAATCTGGTTGGGTAATGATGGCACGATGGGTCAGCTTGCCTCAGTTCTTCTGGGCAGCGCGAACATCTTTGATCACGACGGCAGACCAGCAACAACCTCCATCAACTTCATCACCGCCCACGATGGTTTCACCGCTCATGATTTAGTGAGCTACTCTCAAAAACACAATGAGGCTAACGGTGAAAATAACCAGGATGGGCACAACGGCAACCACAGCAATAACTTTGGTGTGGAAGGTCCCACCGATGTTCCTGAGATCACGGCGGCACGCTCGCGCAGGGTAAGGGCGATGCTCGCAACGCTCATGTTCTCCCAAGGCGTTCCTATGCTATTGGTGGGCGATGAGATGGGCAACACCCAGCACGGCAATAACAACGCCTACTGCCAAGACAACGAAAAGACTTGGCTTGACTGGGCGTCAGCGGATGCTGATTTGACGGCTTTCGTGGCAGAGCTGACAAAGGTTCGTCGTCGCTTTGCCCCGCTACGCCAAAAGAGTTTCATTCACGGTGAGCACGCCCAATGGTGGCGGGCTGACGGGCAGCCGGTAGAAGAGTTCCAGTGGAACGACCCAGCTTTCCGCTGCGTACAGTTGCAATTGGATGACCTCCTATTGGTCTTCAACACCGGTGAGGGGCACGAGCTGACTCTACCGCCGCATCCGCACGGACGCGACTGGAAGGAAGAGTTCGCAACAGATCTTTACCTACCGCATTCAGTGAGACTCTACTCCTAGCAGCTAACAGGCTCTACGATCCTTTTCCTGAGCTACACTGCAAAACGCCGCCGACGCACCCTCATCCCCCACGGGTTTGAGATAGTGCGCCGGCGGCGTTATTCAATATATGTTTCTTGAATCAGCTACAGCAGAGTCGTCTGTTCAGGCTGCGCATCTTCAGCATGACGCAATTTACCAATGGCTGCTTCAAAATCTGACAGGCTCTCAAAACCCTGATACACACTTGCAAACCTAAGGTAAGCTACCGCATCAAGACGCGACAGTGGTTCCAAAATCGTCAGACCCACCGCATGAGCATCAATCTCTGCCAGCCCCTGCGCACGAATAGTCTCTTCGACCTCCTGCGCCAGCTTCGCGAGCTGATCCTCTGTAACGGGGCGACCCTGACAGGCCTTACGCACACCGCTAACAATCTTCTCACGGTTAAAGGGCTCAGTAACACCCGAACGCTTGATAACGGTCACCGCCGTAGTCTCTACGGTGCTGAACCGGCGTCCACACTGGGTACACTGACGGCGACGGCGAATTGCCGCACCGTCATCTGTGGTACGGGAATCAACAACGCGGGATTCGCTGTGACGGCAGTAAGGGCAAAACACTTTTAGCTGCAGCTCTCTTCTGATGGTGAAAAATTCAGTTTTCAGTCTGTCTTTAGTCTAGCGAGTTCTTGCCGTAATGGCTTGCCCGTGAGCGGGCAAATCCTCTTCTTCAGCCAGAGCCACAATGCTGTCACCGATTTCAGCCAAGGCGTCCTTGCTGTATTCAATAAGCTGAACCGCTTTCATAAAGACGGTAGTGTTGAGCCCCGAGGCAAAAGCTGCGGTGCCAGAAGTGGGCAGTACGTGGTTGGATCCTGCTGCGTAATCTCCCAGAGGAACAGGTGAGTACGAGCCAATAAAAATCGCCCCCGCATTGCGAACCTGTGACGCCACGTCGGCAGCATTTTCAGTATGAATTTCAAGGTGTTCAGCGGCGTAAGCATCAGCAACCAGCACTGATGCTTCTAATGAATCGGTGAGAATAACGCCTGATTGAACGCCCTCAAGGGCAGTGCGGACGCGCTCGCTGTGTTTGGTCGCCGCAGTTTGCGCGGTGATTTCGGCGCGCACCGACTCAGCCAGCTGCTGAGAGTGAGTGATAAGCACAGAGCCTGCGTTGGGGTCGTGTTCCGCCTGAGAGATAAGATCCGCCGCTACAAATGCGGGGGTCGCTGTATCATCAGCGATAACGGCAATTTCGGTGGTTCCCGCCTCACCGTCTACACCCACCACGCCCTGCAAAGCTCGCTTAGCTAGGGCTACAAAAATATTACCGGGACCGGTAATGGTATCAACCGACTCTAAGTAGTCATCCCCATCTGCTACGCCATACGCCATTGCGGCTAATGCCTGCGCCCCTCCGATCGCCCAAACCTCGCTAATACCCAACAAACCGGCTGCCGCCAGAATGGTGGGGTGGGGCATACCGCCAAATTCTTTTTGGGGCGGGGTACACAGAACAATTGACTCAACGCCCGCGGCCTGGGCGGGCACCGTATTCATCACCACCGATGAGGGGTACACCGCCAAGCCACCGGGAACATAGACACCAGCACGGCGCACGGGAGTCCAGCGGTTCACAAGGGTAGCACCGGGAGCAACCTCAACACGCGCGTCTGCAGGACGCTGGACACGCGCAAAAGTGCGAGTGCGCTCAATCGCTACTTCAAGACCGGCACGGACTTCAGGGGTCAAACTGGCAACTGCCTCGTCAATAGCTGACTGAGGCACCCGCAGCGCTCCTTGTTCCACCTGATCGAACTGGGCTGACAGCTCTCGCAGGTACTGCGCACCGCGCTCACGCACACCGGCGATAATCCTTTCGACGGTCTTAGCTGCATTGCCCACGTATTCAGAGGATTGGCGCGGGACGATGGTACGCAACTGCGCGTAGGTATGGTTTGTTCCGCGGAGGTCGATGGTACGTAGGTTAACAGGTGAGAGCTGGTCTTGTGTCATGGTTTTAGTCTACAAGCAGGCGTCTCTTCTCAAAAGATTATGACCGTTTTACACAGGGTTGTAAGTGATATGGGGGGCATGAAAAGCCAGCCACCGAAGATCGATAGCTGGCTGTGGCTCAAACCTAAGGTTCCGAAATGGAGCTACTTGCTGCGGAAGAGTAGGTAGTCCAGTGAAAGGCGACCCGCACCGGTGACAACAAGAACCAGAGCGGGGATGAAGTAGAAGCAGACTGCGGGTTGCCCTCCCCAAGTTACTTTATTGTTAAGTTTCTCGTAAGACCGATCTTATGGTTAAGGTCAAATCATCTTTTAGAACGCAAGGATGGTCTCGCACTCAACCGGTCACAGCGATGCCGCCCCATGAACAAGGTCTTGTACCAAGCACCTATCGTCATCAGGGGCGGCATGTGAAGAAAGTGACTACTGCTGGATCCTCTTACGAGGCATCCAGACAGGTTGGACCAAATATCACCTTAAGATCACTGTAGAGGGCGGGGTTGGGAGTAACCCTCAACTGCGGTGGTATGCGCATCAGAACTTTCTTCGTACGGGTTTGAAGCACAATCCGAACCTCAGACTCGCCGCGGTGGTTTTCCAAGACATCACGCAGGGCGGTAATGGAATCTTGGGTTGCTTTGTACTCGGAAATACAAAGGGTCACCGGACCAGCTTTACCGTCAGCGGTAATTTCTGGCTGCTGCATCTCCTGGGCAGAAATAGTCACCGAGCCATCGTCACGGCGTTGCAGACGTCCCTTAATAGTGCAGATTTGGTCTTCAATAAGAGCATTTGAGTAAGGACCGTAGACCTTACCGAAGAACATAATCTCGATGGAGCCGGTACGGTCTTCTAACTCGATGCGCGCGTAAGGGTTACCACTGGCTTTAGCGATACGCCGTGAGACCGAGGTAATCATACCCGCTACTGTCACGATAGAGCCGTCTCCGCGGCTTGAATCTTCATCCAGCAGAGACTGAATGGACGCGTCCGAAAGGGCATCAAGCTGCTCCTCAAGACCGCGCAGGGGGTGGTCAGACACGTAGAGCCCCAGCATCTCACGTTCAAAGTTGAGCTTGTCTTTCTTTTCCCACTCTGGCAGATCGGGAATAGAAATCATAAGCTCATCAGCAGGGTCGTCTCCCCCACCACCCAAATCACCAAAGAGATCGAACTGACCGGCAGCTTCTTGACGTTTGACCGAGATGTTCGCGTCAATTGCCTCTTCGTGAATCACCGACAAGGGTCTACGTAGGTGCCCCAAATCATCGAAAGCACCAGCTTTAATGAGCGAGTCTACAGTGCGCTTATTACACACCACAGCGGGTACTTTCTTCAGGAAGTCGTGGAAGGATTCAAAGCGCCCCTTCTCTTCACGGGTTTCGACCATAGCGGTCACCACGTTGGCACCGACGTTACGAATAGCGCCCATACCAAAGCGAATATCTTTGCCTACAGGGGTGAAGTTCAGCGCTGACTCGTTAACATCGGGCGGCAACACCGTGATGTTCATGTGACGGCACTCGTTAAGATACAGAGCCAGCTTGTCTTTATCATCGCCCACTGATGTCAGCAGCGCAGCCATGTATTCCTGCGGGTAATGGGCCTTGAGGTATGCCGTCCAGTAGGAAACCAAACCGTAGGCTGCGGTGTGCGCCTTGTTAAAAGCATAGTCAGAGAAAGGCAACAGAATATCCCAGAGCGCCTTAACAGCCTCTTCTGAGAAGCCGTTATCGAGCATGCCCTGATGGAAGGTCGCGTACTGTTTATCCAGCTCCGCTTTCTTCTTCTTGCCCATGGCTCGACGCAGAATATCAGCCTCACCCAGAGAGTAGCCCGCGACTTTCTGAGCAATCGCCATAACCTGTTCCTGATATACAATCAGGCCGTAGGTGGTGTTAAGAATCTCCGCCAGCGGCTCTTCAAGCTCGGGGTGAATCGGGGTAACTTCCTGCAGACCGTTCTTACGCAAGGCGTAGTTGGTGTGCGAGTTAGCGCCCATAGGACCGGGGCGGTAGAGGGCAAGCACCGCGGAAATATGTTCAAAGTGATCGGGCTGCATAAGTTTCAGCAACTGACGCATGGGCCCGCCATCGAGCTGGAACACACCGAGGGTATCGCCACGAGCTAGCAGCTTGTACGACTCAACATCATCAATTTCGAGGGTTTCAAGATCAAGCTCTTCATCGCGGTTCATCTTAATGTTTTCGAGCGCATCCGAGATGATAGTGAGGTTACGCAGACCCAAGAAATCCATCTTGATCAGACCCAGACCCTCACAGGTGGGGTAATCAAACTGGGTAATGACCTGACCATCTTGCTCACGGCGCATAATCGGAATCACGTCAATGAGATTATGGCTCGACATGATGACGCCCGCAGCGTGTACGCCCCACTGACGTTTCAGCCCCTCAATACCCTTAGCGGTTTCAAAAACCTTCGCTGAATCAGGGTCGGTTTCAATCAGCTCGCGCAGATCGCCCGCGTCCTTGTAACGTTTGTCCTCAGGGTTATAGACATTCGCCAGGGCAATGTTCTTACCCATCACATCATCGGGCATCGCCTTAGTCAGGCGCTCACCGGTAGAGAAGGGGTAGCCCAGCACGCGCGAGGAGTCTTTAAGAGCCTGTTTTGCCTTGATAGTACCGTAGGTAACGATCATCGCTACCTTGTCTTCGCCATAC encodes:
- the glgB gene encoding 1,4-alpha-glucan branching protein GlgB; translation: MITESEARALAAGKHPDPFRVLGPSEDGLVVLIPGAQKVWAVNSTDQSELTQLWGDLPVFSGQLLPYYKLRIQWVSGWVDEREDPYRFSPVLGAVDEYLVGEGRHESLWTTLGSHPMTHEGVQGVHFAVWAPNARRVSVVGAFNHWNGIAHPMRPRGSSGIWELFIPGLGEGEIYKYEILGAHDQVLPLKADPVAIGAQLPPETASVVRSLGRYKWSDEQWLATRSQAQALDAPVSIYEVHLESWRKEGWQNLIDYVADLGFTHIEVLPITEHPFGGSWGYQPVGMYAPTSRLGTPEDFQAFVDCAHQRGLGVLADWVPGHFPTDAHGLGEFDGTALYEHQNPQEGFHPDWNTLIYNYGRPEVAGHLRSNALYWLQEYHLDGLRVDAVASIIHRDYSREPGQWVPNKDGGNENYEAIDFIQSTNDAIARTVEGAMMVAEESTTFPGVTRETQHGGLGFDYKWNMGWMNDSLKYFGLDPIYRKHHSNLLTFGFTYLFSERFMLPISHDEVVHGKGSLYGRMPGDHAAKLGNLKAFLAYMWAYPGKKLLFMGQEFGQPREWDYRGELQWDILTDPGHAGVLELVRDLNALYRNQPALHRREMTPEGFQWLLVDSIDEQVYAWLRRGALGDPHIVVVMNLTPVEREGFRVPFPLAGRWVEALNTDSSHYHGGNRGHDGAIETEPVPMGNEAQSALLTLPPLSVIYFVEDQS
- a CDS encoding glycogen/starch/alpha-glucan phosphorylase — its product is MSDKERPELSTPVFKESLLKHLQYTAGKDPQHSTNFDWLIALSYALRDQAVEPWFASTRRTWDEDRKRVYYLSMEFLIGRLMEDLATNLGIRDTAAEALADLGVDFETVVREEPDAALGNGGLGRLAACYMESMATVGCPAYGYGLRYEHGLFEQSFEDGRQQENPENWLAHGTPWDFSRPESVYGVGFGGDVYEENGVLRWNPGTHVQAQAFDTPIVGYGAQWANTLRLWAATPNADLFDLGRFNSGEFAAASEAETMARSLSRVLYPNDTTDGGKQLRLSQEYFLTSASVQDIVRRHLVGHDSLENLDQHAAIQMNDTHPAIAGPELIRILVDEHGFDFDRAVNLSTRVLGYTNHTLLPEALERWTVGLMRNVLPRHLQIIERLDQKLVELQAGSAHPDRLISGDQVNMGSLAFSTSHKVNGVSALHTELVKTELFPVQNALNPDRIVNVTNGITPRRWLKIANPALATLITETIGEGWETDLDRLRELEPYADDPQFLDAFGQTKKEAKLRFTQWLKDEHGIVLPTDALFDSQVKRMHEYKRQLLNIMWTIAHYQRIKRNPNAGWVPRVKIFAGKAAPSYHTAKDIIKLINDVAEVVNNDPETNHLLRIAFPPNYNVSMAEKLIPASDLSEQISTAGMEASGTGNMKFALNGALTIGTLDGANVEIREHVGAENFFLFGLTTEQVAERRSQPGHSRAAIEKSQALRDILQAVAEGTFSKEEPYRFGQLVDNMWNSDWFLVASDFDDYDRAQQEVEEAYRDETRWQRMAVLNIARMGYFSSDRSVRDYMREVWGIDSAL
- the glgC gene encoding glucose-1-phosphate adenylyltransferase — protein: MNLSVPTSVRDSKHRLSSQAMAFVLAGGRGSRLEELTDRRAKPAVQFGGNARIIDFPLSNAYNSGIRKMAVATQYKAHSLIRHLQRGWSFFRAERGEFLDILPASQRVSENQWYLGTADAIYQNIDIVDDYNVSYVIVLAGDHVYKMDYEIMLQDHVEKGAGVTVGCLTVPREEASGFGVMAVDNNSRIVDFLEKPADPPGTPENPDQSLASMGIYIFDWAFLREILLEDAADISSSHDFGHDIIPKIVADGRAYAHRFADSCITSGLEVEAYWRDVGTLDSFWQANLDLTSPIPPLDLYDRTWPIWTYGEITPPAKFVHNKGERRGVATDSLISGGCVISGASVENSLLFTGTRVHSYAQVEQTVILPQVNIARSAELTRCIIDSRVRIPENLVVGQDPEEDARWFRVTSGGVTLITQRMLDHRASVLEG